A stretch of the Aggregicoccus sp. 17bor-14 genome encodes the following:
- the panD gene encoding aspartate 1-decarboxylase, with translation MRRILFKSKIHRATVTHADVDYEGSVTIDVDLLRAADILPYEKVAVWNVTRGTRLETYALEGESGSGVVCINGAAAHLNQPGDLVILATFAEVEAAELPGWKPTVVFVDRQNRIVPGGPNEELPGPQRRIA, from the coding sequence ATGCGACGCATCCTCTTCAAGTCCAAGATCCACCGCGCCACCGTGACCCACGCAGACGTGGACTACGAGGGCTCGGTCACCATCGACGTCGACCTGCTGCGCGCCGCCGACATCCTCCCCTACGAGAAGGTCGCGGTGTGGAACGTCACCCGCGGCACGCGCCTGGAGACCTACGCGCTCGAGGGCGAGAGCGGCAGCGGCGTGGTGTGCATCAACGGCGCGGCGGCGCACCTGAACCAGCCGGGCGACCTGGTCATCCTCGCCACCTTCGCGGAGGTGGAGGCGGCGGAGCTGCCCGGCTGGAAGCCCACCGTGGTGTTCGTGGACCGCCAGAACCGCATCGTGCCGGGCGGGCCCAACGAGGAGCTGCCCGGTCCCCAGCGCCGCATCGCCTAG
- a CDS encoding EcsC family protein — translation MSLFDPVAERLAFLKLLDPRELKRLSDVQLHALVQREALRSRARVAALEASYPSAGTRELAQRLVDHKKGLAGMLGGVSGVFGLIGLPADLLAVAYLQITLLVDVATLYKANLKTERARTELLDLFGYASGAGPITRSGPKVVGTLGGMVLARGGLKTLGRALPLVAAPVSAYLNNQALQAVGEQAVRHYEGFGKARQKAKRAAT, via the coding sequence ATGTCCCTCTTCGATCCCGTCGCCGAGCGGCTCGCCTTCCTCAAGCTGCTGGACCCGCGCGAGCTCAAGCGCCTGTCCGACGTGCAGCTGCACGCGCTCGTGCAGCGCGAGGCCCTGCGCTCGCGCGCACGGGTCGCGGCGCTGGAGGCCTCCTACCCCTCCGCCGGCACGCGCGAGCTCGCGCAGCGGCTGGTGGACCACAAGAAGGGGCTCGCGGGGATGCTGGGCGGGGTGAGCGGCGTGTTCGGGCTCATCGGCCTGCCCGCGGACCTGCTGGCGGTGGCCTACCTGCAGATCACCCTGCTGGTGGACGTGGCCACGCTCTACAAGGCGAACCTCAAGACCGAGCGCGCCCGCACCGAGCTGCTGGACCTGTTCGGCTACGCGAGCGGCGCAGGCCCCATCACCCGCTCGGGCCCCAAGGTGGTGGGCACGCTCGGGGGCATGGTGCTCGCGCGCGGCGGGCTCAAGACGCTGGGGCGCGCGCTGCCGCTCGTGGCCGCCCCGGTGAGCGCCTACCTCAACAACCAGGCCCTGCAGGCCGTGGGCGAGCAGGCCGTGCGCCACTACGAGGGCTTCGGCAAGGCGCGCCAGAAGGCGAAGCGCGCAGCGACATGA